A single genomic interval of Prochlorococcus marinus XMU1406 harbors:
- the sufC gene encoding Fe-S cluster assembly ATPase SufC, which yields MQSKMKESEPILEVENLSASTDNLPILKGVSLTVYPGEIHAIMGRNGCGKSTLSKIIAGHPSYNITNGDIKFLGENINSLEPEERAQSGIFLGFQYPIEIPGVSNLEFLRVSTNARRKFLNKEELDTFDFEELVKEKLEIVKMDHAFLSRSVNQGFSGGEKKRNEILQMALLEPKIAILDETDSGLDIDALRIVASGIKKISNAQTGIILITHYQRLLDEIEPNYVHVMSDGQIIKTGESDLALELEKKGYEWTDNFIKET from the coding sequence ATGCAAAGTAAAATGAAAGAATCAGAGCCAATTTTAGAAGTTGAAAATCTCTCTGCATCTACTGATAATCTTCCAATTTTAAAAGGGGTTTCACTTACTGTCTATCCTGGAGAAATCCATGCCATTATGGGAAGAAATGGATGTGGCAAAAGTACTCTTTCGAAAATAATTGCAGGACATCCTTCGTATAATATTACAAATGGCGACATAAAATTTTTAGGTGAAAACATTAACTCTCTAGAACCTGAAGAGAGAGCTCAATCAGGAATTTTTCTTGGTTTTCAATATCCAATTGAGATCCCAGGTGTAAGTAATCTTGAGTTTCTTAGAGTTTCAACTAATGCAAGAAGGAAATTCCTCAACAAAGAAGAATTGGATACTTTTGATTTTGAAGAATTAGTTAAAGAAAAGTTAGAAATTGTGAAAATGGATCATGCATTCCTATCAAGGAGTGTAAATCAAGGATTTTCAGGAGGTGAAAAAAAAAGAAATGAAATTCTCCAAATGGCTTTACTTGAGCCCAAGATAGCAATATTAGATGAGACTGATTCTGGTCTAGATATTGATGCGCTAAGAATAGTGGCATCAGGAATTAAAAAAATATCTAATGCACAAACTGGGATAATACTTATTACCCACTATCAAAGATTATTAGATGAAATTGAACCAAATTATGTCCATGTTATGTCAGACGGACAAATCATAAAAACTGGTGAGAGTGATCTTGCTCTAGAGCTTGAGAAAAAAGGGTATGAATGGACTGATAACTTTATAAAAGAGACCTAA
- the sufB gene encoding Fe-S cluster assembly protein SufB, translating to MVNENLVKDVVKEPYKYGFVTDIETEKIEKGLNEDIIRLISQKKEEPKYLLDFRLKAFKKWQKMKEPDWAGLGYKQIDYQDIIYYSAPKQKEKISSLDEVDPKLLETFDKLGIPLTEQKKLTNVAVDAVFDSVSIATTFREELAEHGVIFCSISEAVKNHSDLIEKYLGTVVPASDNYFAALNSAVFSDGSFVYIPKGVTCPMDLSSYFRINSGDSGQFERTLIIAEESSSVSYLEGCTAPMFDTNTLHAAVVELIALDDASIKYSTVQNWYAGDEEGIGGIFNFVTKRGKCLGKRSKISWSQVETGSAITWKYPSCLLLGEESVGEFYSVALTNNLQQADTGTKMIHIGPKTKSTIVSKGISAGKSINSYRGLVKMGTKAKGSRNYSQCDSMLIGDQASANTFPYIKSQQPNSEIEHEASTCRISEDQLFYLQSRGIEFEEAVSMMVSGFCRDVFNQLPMEFAAEADKLLALKLEGSVG from the coding sequence ATGGTCAACGAAAATTTAGTTAAAGATGTAGTAAAAGAGCCTTATAAATATGGTTTCGTTACTGATATTGAAACTGAAAAAATAGAAAAGGGGTTAAATGAAGATATCATAAGATTAATTTCTCAGAAAAAAGAAGAGCCAAAATATCTTCTTGATTTTAGATTAAAAGCCTTTAAAAAATGGCAAAAAATGAAAGAGCCTGATTGGGCAGGATTAGGATATAAACAAATTGATTATCAAGATATAATTTATTACTCTGCTCCTAAGCAAAAAGAGAAAATTTCTAGTTTAGATGAAGTTGATCCCAAACTTCTTGAAACTTTTGACAAATTGGGAATACCCCTTACAGAGCAAAAAAAACTCACAAATGTAGCAGTAGATGCAGTCTTTGATAGTGTTTCTATAGCCACAACTTTTAGAGAAGAACTTGCTGAACATGGAGTTATATTTTGCTCAATTAGTGAAGCAGTAAAAAATCACTCGGATTTGATTGAAAAATATTTAGGTACAGTAGTCCCAGCTAGTGATAATTATTTTGCAGCACTAAATTCTGCTGTTTTTAGTGATGGTTCTTTTGTGTATATCCCAAAAGGTGTTACCTGCCCTATGGATCTATCTTCCTACTTCAGAATTAATAGTGGAGATTCTGGACAATTCGAAAGGACACTAATCATTGCTGAAGAATCAAGTTCTGTAAGTTATCTAGAAGGTTGTACAGCTCCGATGTTTGATACAAATACCCTTCATGCAGCAGTTGTAGAGCTTATAGCATTAGACGACGCCTCAATAAAATATTCAACAGTGCAAAATTGGTATGCTGGTGATGAAGAAGGTATTGGCGGAATTTTTAATTTTGTCACCAAGAGAGGAAAGTGTTTAGGCAAGAGAAGTAAAATTAGCTGGTCACAAGTTGAAACAGGGTCTGCAATTACATGGAAATATCCTAGCTGTCTTCTTTTAGGGGAAGAATCTGTAGGAGAATTTTATTCAGTGGCACTCACCAATAATCTTCAGCAAGCAGATACCGGCACAAAAATGATCCATATCGGTCCTAAGACCAAATCAACTATTGTTAGCAAAGGTATTAGTGCAGGCAAGTCAATAAATAGCTATAGAGGTCTTGTCAAAATGGGAACAAAAGCTAAAGGATCAAGAAATTACAGTCAATGTGATTCAATGTTAATTGGGGATCAAGCTTCTGCGAATACATTCCCTTACATCAAATCTCAACAACCCAATTCCGAAATTGAGCATGAAGCAAGCACATGTAGAATCTCAGAAGATCAACTTTTTTACCTCCAAAGCAGAGGTATAGAATTTGAGGAGGCAGTATCTATGATGGTCAGCGGTTTTTGCAGAGATGTATTTAATCAATTACCTATGGAATTTGCTGCTGAAGCAGATAAGTTACTGGCACTTAAGCTAGAGGGATCAGTAGGTTAA
- a CDS encoding DUF4912 domain-containing protein: MADEIMKKDQLLSLTLRQLRQEASKLSVPLYSRKTKAVLVDLILEYQEKSIKKTFITSSQSKSEEIVESNSFSSSEEVKTNVVFLPRDPDWAYVFWQISDADREKAQSLGANKLCLRLFDASGSEGSNLNQGTLREIAVDSYSTEWYLPIPLADRDYKVELGYKYGFNWMSLAFSSISHVPGSHPSEQILDKFVPFNLDSTSESILDISNPVVSEQNGMHERLYQAATNIPLRRKVGSEEFMENVNSTNLSDNLTDSGAGKWSSGLNDSGSGILKNRSFWLVADAELIVYGATEPSAKLTIGGEDVPLAADGTFRIQVPFRDGTQKYDIKAFDISGEQEKSISMKFDRTTPLDDTNEKDKAETEWF, encoded by the coding sequence GTGGCTGATGAGATCATGAAAAAAGATCAATTACTCTCACTTACCCTCAGGCAATTACGTCAAGAAGCAAGTAAATTATCAGTTCCGCTATACAGTCGCAAAACAAAAGCTGTTTTAGTTGATTTAATACTCGAATATCAAGAAAAATCTATAAAGAAAACATTCATTACCTCATCTCAGTCAAAATCTGAAGAAATTGTTGAGTCCAATTCTTTCAGCAGTAGTGAAGAAGTTAAAACAAATGTAGTATTTCTACCCCGAGATCCAGATTGGGCTTACGTTTTTTGGCAAATTTCTGATGCAGATCGAGAAAAAGCACAATCTTTGGGAGCCAATAAATTATGCTTACGATTATTTGATGCATCTGGTTCTGAAGGAAGCAACTTGAATCAAGGGACACTAAGGGAGATAGCAGTTGATAGCTACAGTACTGAGTGGTACTTGCCAATTCCACTTGCAGACAGAGATTATAAAGTTGAATTAGGCTATAAATATGGTTTTAACTGGATGTCATTGGCATTTTCATCAATAAGCCACGTTCCTGGCTCTCATCCTTCTGAGCAAATTCTTGATAAATTTGTACCTTTTAATTTGGATTCTACTTCTGAGTCAATCCTAGATATTTCAAATCCTGTTGTTTCAGAACAAAATGGTATGCATGAAAGGTTATACCAAGCAGCAACTAATATTCCTCTCAGAAGAAAAGTTGGTTCTGAAGAATTCATGGAAAATGTAAATTCAACAAATCTTAGTGATAATCTCACAGACTCAGGTGCTGGTAAATGGTCATCAGGTTTAAATGATTCTGGAAGCGGAATTCTTAAAAATCGATCTTTTTGGCTCGTTGCTGATGCTGAATTAATTGTTTATGGAGCTACAGAGCCTTCTGCAAAACTGACAATAGGTGGAGAAGATGTACCCCTTGCTGCAGATGGTACTTTTAGAATTCAAGTTCCATTTAGAGATGGGACTCAAAAATATGATATTAAAGCATTTGATATATCTGGTGAGCAAGAGAAAAGTATATCAATGAAATTTGATAGAACTACACCACTTGACGATACTAATGAAAAAGATAAAGCTGAGACTGAATGGTTTTAA
- a CDS encoding alpha-D-glucose phosphate-specific phosphoglucomutase, protein MTQVNVININSPFLDQKPGTSGLRKSTLKFQEEHYLEIFIEAILQSLEDLKGSTLVVGGDGRYGNIEAIEKIVQICIAHKVQKVIVPKYGLLSTPATSHLIRKENAIGGIILSASHNPGGIDGDFGVKLNISNGGPAPEIITNKIFKASQLLTSYKICKIQLPDFSEYGTYSYGETTLEIIDGLKDYSNLMEKIFDFDQISDFLKKDFSLIFDAMNAVTGPYAKNIFVEKMGLAHDCVMNGTPLKDFGGLHPDPNLTYASHLADLLLNKKSYSFGAACDGDGDRNMILGSGCFVNPSDSLAIITANTKCVPGYKDGITGVARSMPTSSAVDNVARALNIPCFETPTGWKFFGNLLDSNLITLCGEESFGTGSNHVREKDGLWAVLYWLQVLAEKKSSVSDLIQNHWKQFGRNYYSRHDYESIPSNIANQIFANLTSMLENLKGNSFAGHLVKVADNFSYLDPVDNSISENQGLRLVLDDNSRVIVRLSGTGTKGATLRLYFEKFFDPQQNLSLNPQIALKPLINDLDALLNISKLTQMETPTVIT, encoded by the coding sequence ATGACTCAAGTTAATGTAATTAATATCAATTCCCCTTTTCTAGATCAAAAACCAGGCACTTCTGGTTTAAGAAAAAGTACTTTAAAGTTTCAGGAAGAACATTATTTAGAAATTTTTATTGAAGCAATCTTACAATCATTGGAAGATTTAAAAGGTTCAACATTAGTAGTTGGTGGTGATGGCAGATATGGCAATATTGAAGCAATAGAAAAAATTGTCCAAATATGCATTGCTCATAAAGTTCAAAAGGTTATTGTTCCAAAATACGGTTTATTATCTACTCCTGCGACATCACATTTAATTAGAAAAGAAAACGCTATTGGTGGAATTATTCTTTCTGCAAGCCATAATCCTGGTGGGATTGATGGCGACTTTGGAGTGAAATTGAATATCTCTAATGGTGGCCCAGCTCCTGAGATAATTACTAACAAGATTTTCAAGGCTTCACAATTACTAACTAGTTATAAAATTTGTAAAATTCAATTACCTGACTTTAGTGAATATGGAACTTACTCTTACGGTGAAACTACCTTAGAAATTATTGATGGATTAAAAGATTATTCTAATTTGATGGAGAAAATTTTTGATTTTGATCAAATTAGTGATTTTTTAAAAAAAGACTTCTCGTTAATCTTTGATGCAATGAATGCGGTTACAGGTCCATATGCAAAAAATATTTTTGTTGAAAAAATGGGTCTTGCACATGATTGTGTCATGAATGGTACCCCGTTAAAAGATTTTGGAGGTTTACATCCTGATCCTAATCTTACTTACGCATCCCACTTGGCTGATTTGTTATTAAATAAAAAATCTTACAGTTTTGGTGCTGCATGTGATGGAGATGGAGATAGGAATATGATTTTAGGAAGTGGATGTTTTGTAAATCCTAGTGATAGCCTTGCAATTATCACTGCTAACACAAAATGTGTCCCTGGTTATAAAGATGGTATTACAGGTGTGGCACGATCTATGCCAACCAGCTCAGCGGTTGATAATGTTGCTCGAGCATTAAATATACCTTGTTTCGAGACACCTACTGGTTGGAAGTTTTTTGGAAATCTTTTAGATTCCAATTTAATTACTTTATGTGGAGAAGAAAGTTTCGGAACAGGTAGTAATCATGTGAGAGAGAAAGATGGACTATGGGCAGTTTTGTATTGGTTGCAAGTTTTAGCTGAGAAAAAAAGTTCTGTAAGTGATTTGATCCAGAATCATTGGAAACAATTTGGTAGGAATTATTATTCAAGACATGATTATGAGTCAATTCCCTCAAATATTGCTAATCAAATCTTTGCAAATCTTACTTCTATGCTCGAAAATTTAAAAGGAAATAGTTTTGCTGGCCATTTAGTTAAAGTTGCAGATAACTTTTCATATTTAGATCCCGTTGATAATTCCATAAGTGAAAATCAAGGTTTAAGATTGGTCCTTGATGATAATTCTCGAGTAATTGTGCGCCTTTCGGGAACTGGAACTAAGGGAGCAACATTAAGACTTTACTTTGAGAAATTTTTCGATCCTCAACAGAATCTTTCGTTAAATCCTCAGATCGCTTTAAAACCTCTAATAAACGATTTAGATGCTTTATTGAATATTTCAAAACTTACTCAAATGGAAACTCCTACAGTAATTACATAG
- a CDS encoding AAA family ATPase — protein MHSQNLFTNYSQIEDNAPLADKLRPKKLDDFFGQQPILNENSLLRSAILNDKISNFIFSGPPGVGKTTLIEIISFNTRSKLIKLNAVLSSVKELRNEIASAKDRLINSKRKTILFIDEVHRFTAVQQDALLPSIENGTITFIGATTENPLFAVNKALVSRSRIFTLIPLAENDLQKIIKKVITHYSKQKDLKKVYLTKDAISHLIKFSGGDARTLINALEMAIETTAENDAKEININLSIAEDAIQKKNIVYDKNGQNHYDVISAFIKSIRGSDPDATLFWLANMLEAGEDPNFIFRRLLISASEDIGMADPNAIVVVKSCCDAFDRVGLPEGLYFLTQASLYLAMSPKSNSTKSIFKAIETIKCTNAFDVPLHLKNNSNSYVNPHNYPGNWVAQEYLPKFLRGLKIWEPNNNGWEKIKYDELLRRKEN, from the coding sequence ATGCATTCACAAAATTTATTTACTAATTATTCTCAAATAGAAGATAATGCACCTTTGGCAGATAAATTAAGACCAAAGAAATTGGATGATTTTTTTGGTCAACAACCAATCCTGAATGAGAATTCGCTTTTAAGAAGTGCAATATTAAACGATAAGATTAGTAATTTTATTTTTTCTGGCCCTCCTGGTGTTGGAAAAACAACTTTAATTGAAATTATTTCTTTTAATACGCGTTCAAAGTTAATTAAGTTAAATGCAGTATTATCAAGTGTTAAAGAATTAAGAAATGAAATCGCTAGTGCAAAAGATAGATTAATAAATTCAAAAAGAAAAACAATTTTATTTATAGATGAGGTTCATAGATTTACAGCAGTTCAGCAAGATGCCCTATTACCCTCAATAGAAAATGGAACTATAACTTTTATTGGTGCTACAACTGAAAACCCTCTCTTTGCTGTTAATAAAGCCCTTGTTAGCAGGTCTCGTATTTTTACATTAATTCCTTTGGCTGAAAATGATTTGCAGAAAATAATAAAAAAAGTCATAACTCACTATTCAAAACAAAAAGATTTAAAAAAGGTTTATTTAACCAAGGATGCAATAAGTCATTTAATTAAATTTTCTGGCGGTGATGCAAGAACATTAATCAATGCCTTAGAGATGGCCATAGAGACAACTGCTGAAAATGACGCTAAAGAAATCAACATTAATCTCTCAATAGCAGAGGATGCAATTCAAAAGAAAAATATTGTTTACGATAAAAATGGTCAAAATCATTACGATGTAATAAGTGCTTTTATAAAGTCCATAAGAGGGTCTGATCCAGATGCAACTTTATTCTGGCTTGCGAATATGCTTGAGGCTGGTGAAGATCCTAATTTTATTTTTAGAAGACTACTTATATCTGCCAGTGAAGATATTGGAATGGCTGATCCTAATGCGATAGTAGTTGTAAAATCCTGTTGTGATGCTTTTGATAGAGTTGGTTTGCCAGAAGGATTATATTTTTTAACGCAGGCTTCTTTATATTTAGCTATGTCTCCAAAAAGTAACAGTACGAAAAGTATTTTTAAAGCTATTGAAACAATCAAATGTACCAATGCTTTTGATGTTCCTCTTCATTTAAAAAATAATTCTAATAGTTATGTCAATCCTCATAATTATCCAGGCAATTGGGTTGCACAAGAATATCTTCCTAAATTTTTAAGAGGTTTAAAAATATGGGAACCAAATAATAATGGATGGGAGAAAATTAAATATGACGAACTGCTTAGAAGAAAAGAAAATTAA
- a CDS encoding 4'-phosphopantetheinyl transferase family protein gives MKLLNEYEYKIPKIWFYEIKGVQDVATIEEIKTAKNLSSSRSKVFLETRAYLRQSLSTLFDLDPLEIPINANPGKPPSLPSGMGNISLSHCKDAITIVWHKSKVGIDIERTDRDFNHLKFAEKYFFHTNKSMHNNYLTKNMILNQWCAVEAAVKWDHGKLAKDINHWQYFEKPKELFHKKKKIHLNYSQINFHNWTIALAYEEKASFNPEIICCSKDF, from the coding sequence TTGAAATTATTAAATGAGTATGAATATAAAATACCAAAAATTTGGTTTTATGAGATTAAAGGTGTGCAAGATGTCGCAACTATAGAGGAAATTAAAACCGCAAAAAATCTATCAAGTTCAAGATCAAAGGTTTTCTTAGAAACAAGAGCTTATTTGAGACAATCACTTTCAACACTTTTTGATTTAGATCCGCTTGAAATTCCCATTAATGCTAATCCTGGAAAACCTCCAAGTTTACCCTCTGGCATGGGAAATATAAGTTTAAGTCATTGCAAAGATGCCATTACTATAGTCTGGCATAAAAGCAAAGTAGGGATTGATATTGAGAGAACAGATAGAGATTTCAACCATTTAAAGTTTGCAGAAAAATATTTTTTTCATACCAATAAATCAATGCATAATAATTATTTGACAAAAAATATGATATTAAATCAATGGTGTGCTGTTGAAGCGGCGGTAAAATGGGATCATGGAAAATTAGCTAAAGACATAAACCATTGGCAATATTTTGAAAAGCCAAAAGAGTTATTTCATAAGAAGAAAAAAATACATTTAAATTATTCACAGATTAACTTCCATAATTGGACTATTGCTTTAGCCTATGAAGAAAAAGCTTCTTTCAATCCTGAGATTATTTGTTGTTCGAAAGATTTTTAA
- the bcp gene encoding thioredoxin-dependent thiol peroxidase, with protein sequence MALKVGDKAPEFKLKDSFEKEVSLSDFKGKRIILYFYPKDNTPGCTKEACNFKENWDLLQKNNIVVLGISKDNASSHQKFIEKFNLPFILLTDPEPFKVSSDYDSYGLKKFMGKEYMGMMRNTFLIDSDGNIEKIYLKVKAAIMADHIIADLGLN encoded by the coding sequence ATGGCTCTTAAGGTTGGCGACAAAGCACCAGAATTTAAATTAAAAGATTCTTTTGAGAAAGAAGTTTCTCTTAGTGATTTTAAAGGTAAAAGAATAATACTATATTTTTATCCAAAAGATAATACTCCAGGATGTACTAAAGAGGCATGTAATTTTAAAGAGAATTGGGATTTACTCCAAAAAAATAATATTGTTGTGCTTGGTATTAGCAAAGATAATGCTTCCTCTCATCAGAAGTTTATAGAAAAATTTAATTTACCTTTTATTCTTTTAACTGATCCTGAACCTTTTAAAGTTTCTTCTGATTACGATAGCTATGGACTTAAGAAATTCATGGGAAAAGAATATATGGGAATGATGAGAAATACTTTTTTGATTGATTCTGATGGTAACATCGAAAAAATTTACTTAAAGGTAAAAGCAGCAATAATGGCTGATCATATAATTGCAGACCTTGGTTTAAATTAA
- a CDS encoding type III pantothenate kinase, translated as MVPDINFLLVGNSRLHWAKYSRNQSKFFHTKKEQKVPENIDLDELIWASVGKLPNFLLKKENEIKTKDIQLSNLPDYFGVDRALACIAALKIIENPFKKDLLIADFGTILSITKLNSYGSILGGQLVPGFLTQLKSMEQNTKNLKVPEKFEIPKKDFLFNTEEAILKGVINSLTGVINSLFNPKKDILIICGGDSEFFTKSLETQKENIINAPNLVMEGMIIHQLYMKNLI; from the coding sequence ATGGTCCCAGATATAAATTTTTTATTAGTAGGCAATAGTAGGCTTCATTGGGCAAAATATTCTAGAAATCAATCTAAATTCTTCCATACCAAAAAAGAGCAAAAAGTTCCAGAAAATATAGATCTTGATGAATTAATTTGGGCTTCTGTAGGAAAACTACCAAATTTTTTGCTGAAAAAAGAAAATGAAATAAAAACTAAAGATATTCAGTTATCAAATCTTCCTGATTATTTTGGAGTTGATAGAGCTCTTGCCTGTATTGCAGCTTTAAAAATTATTGAAAACCCATTCAAAAAAGATTTGCTAATTGCAGATTTTGGAACAATATTATCAATAACAAAATTAAATTCATATGGATCGATTCTTGGTGGTCAACTTGTTCCAGGTTTTCTAACACAATTAAAATCAATGGAACAAAACACAAAAAATCTTAAAGTTCCAGAAAAATTTGAAATCCCTAAAAAAGATTTTTTGTTTAATACAGAAGAGGCGATTTTAAAAGGTGTAATCAACTCTCTTACTGGAGTTATTAATAGTTTATTTAATCCCAAAAAGGATATTTTAATAATCTGTGGAGGAGACTCTGAATTCTTCACAAAATCTCTAGAAACTCAAAAAGAAAATATTATTAATGCTCCTAATTTAGTTATGGAAGGGATGATAATTCATCAGCTATATATGAAAAATTTAATTTAA
- a CDS encoding phosphoadenylyl-sulfate reductase, translating into MIKNIHKDIQTNLRKYNQELEDKKPEGMLTWGYEKFDNQFAITTSFGIQSSVLLHMVSKLRLQKKIKIFWIDTGYLPPETYHYAEKLIYDLSLEVEVLQSELSPARMEAKYGKLWETNKESDLDKYHDLRKIKPLENGLEKYNISCWASGVRSSQTNNRNKMKFLDVIRQRLSLRPLLNWTNKDIFYYMEENNLPDHPLFIKGYSSVGDWHSSGPDGMETKGRDTRFGGVKQECGIHTNN; encoded by the coding sequence ATGATTAAAAACATCCACAAAGATATTCAAACTAACTTAAGGAAATATAATCAAGAGCTAGAAGATAAAAAACCTGAAGGAATGCTTACATGGGGTTATGAAAAGTTTGATAATCAATTTGCTATTACAACAAGTTTTGGTATACAGTCATCAGTCCTTTTACATATGGTTAGTAAATTACGTCTACAAAAAAAAATCAAAATATTTTGGATAGATACAGGGTACCTACCTCCAGAAACATACCATTACGCTGAAAAGCTAATTTACGATTTATCCTTAGAAGTAGAAGTTCTGCAAAGTGAATTATCTCCAGCAAGAATGGAGGCTAAATACGGAAAACTTTGGGAAACAAATAAAGAGAGTGATTTAGATAAGTATCATGATTTAAGAAAGATTAAACCTTTAGAAAATGGTCTAGAAAAATATAATATTTCCTGCTGGGCAAGCGGTGTTAGATCAAGTCAAACAAACAATAGAAACAAAATGAAATTCCTTGACGTAATTCGTCAAAGACTTTCTTTAAGACCTTTATTAAATTGGACAAATAAAGATATTTTTTATTATATGGAAGAGAATAATTTACCTGACCATCCTCTTTTTATTAAAGGTTATTCTTCTGTAGGCGATTGGCATTCAAGTGGCCCCGATGGTATGGAGACAAAAGGCAGAGATACAAGATTTGGGGGAGTTAAACAAGAATGTGGAATACACACCAATAATTAA
- a CDS encoding NAD(P)/FAD-dependent oxidoreductase, whose amino-acid sequence MKSIQKPIVIVGAGFAGMTFALNLKNLNPSLPILVVDSETNFIFKPLMYEVLSKEVRSWEATPKFANIFSDAGITFLRNRLTKIFFTENILEFSDDLKLSYQYLVICTGSIPNSFLIKGVDENCYFFNDFHDMNKLNSFLKKSQETVFHKKLFIIGGGPSGIELACKIKDIFSEQFEINVIEKSNEILNKNKIFNREQAEKALKKRKINVLLNSTVKEVSETKISISSDIGITSLDKDIVIWTAGVKPNLSYLETDVITKKFGRILVNNNLQIENYKNCFAIGDISVIEGMEDLPITAQVAMQEGNHLANNLELLIQGKDPLPFEFKDNGEMISLGISEASISGLGVTLSGKLAFEVRRLIYASKLPDITESLKSASSWIFQKKSIFKKFLKKDNSD is encoded by the coding sequence ATGAAATCAATACAAAAACCAATAGTAATAGTTGGAGCAGGTTTTGCAGGTATGACATTTGCTTTGAATTTAAAGAATCTTAATCCTTCTTTACCCATTCTTGTAGTTGATTCTGAAACTAACTTTATATTTAAACCTTTAATGTATGAAGTTTTAAGTAAAGAAGTAAGAAGTTGGGAAGCCACCCCAAAATTTGCAAATATTTTTTCTGATGCGGGGATAACTTTTTTAAGAAATCGTTTAACCAAGATTTTCTTCACAGAAAATATTCTTGAATTTAGTGACGATTTAAAATTAAGTTATCAGTATCTTGTGATCTGTACAGGATCTATTCCAAATAGTTTTTTAATAAAAGGTGTAGATGAAAATTGTTATTTTTTTAATGATTTTCATGATATGAATAAATTGAATTCTTTTTTAAAAAAATCACAAGAAACTGTGTTTCATAAAAAGTTATTCATAATTGGAGGTGGTCCCTCTGGCATAGAGTTGGCATGCAAAATTAAAGATATATTTTCAGAACAATTTGAAATTAATGTAATAGAAAAATCAAATGAAATTCTTAATAAAAACAAAATTTTTAATAGAGAACAAGCAGAGAAAGCATTAAAAAAAAGAAAAATCAACGTTCTTTTGAATTCCACAGTTAAAGAAGTTTCAGAAACTAAAATTAGTATTTCTAGTGATATTGGAATAACTTCTTTGGATAAAGATATTGTTATTTGGACTGCAGGTGTTAAACCTAATTTGTCTTACTTAGAAACTGATGTAATAACAAAAAAGTTTGGACGAATTTTAGTTAATAATAATTTGCAAATAGAAAACTATAAAAACTGTTTTGCTATTGGCGATATTTCAGTTATTGAAGGAATGGAGGATTTACCCATCACCGCTCAGGTCGCTATGCAGGAAGGAAATCATCTGGCTAATAATTTAGAACTTTTAATTCAAGGAAAGGATCCTTTACCTTTTGAATTTAAAGACAATGGTGAAATGATTAGCTTAGGAATAAGCGAAGCTTCAATCTCTGGGCTTGGGGTTACTTTATCTGGGAAATTAGCTTTTGAGGTAAGAAGACTTATATATGCTTCTAAGTTGCCTGATATTACTGAAAGCTTAAAATCTGCATCTTCATGGATATTCCAAAAAAAATCTATTTTTAAAAAGTTTCTTAAAAAAGATAATTCCGATTAA